A window of Desulfonatronovibrio magnus contains these coding sequences:
- a CDS encoding N-6 DNA methylase: protein MKDNPFHDLISTCLEHIKNSPGQDENTYMSTFSLVLWKRLSEKTGDQGFAEARTKAVVKDQAAELIHKGMIRFEEKYPNETKGMFDLILKHGSYYNEDGNMLIRLLDYLNDISLQNIFERGSAHEYVEAMEELSFYSPLKGKFSVPVSIPRLIRSVLSIQEKDRVFSFGCAPVISILDYFINEKSSLIFAQDVNIRFAIMAKVLLALFNIDHSRIVPQNFVEQPAFVKDGKLETFDCVFGIPHMGKISADLAEKLRNDPYGRFPDLLFDRFSKELVTLAHALKVLRPKAGRGAILLPQRFLSMMNTRKIRTYMVSMNFVDTIATLPRFLFPGLTMDLALLVFRMDKQDKKVNFIDAEPLCNKADRSIDQKKFLEIYFNRADSKHSMLVDNTKILGHDSSLFPSVYQNIKPDKERKSVQHLRDELSGIDGRLREVQKRLDSRLGRSE from the coding sequence ATGAAAGATAATCCGTTTCACGATCTGATATCCACTTGCCTGGAACATATCAAGAACAGTCCTGGCCAGGATGAAAACACTTATATGAGTACTTTTTCCCTTGTATTGTGGAAAAGACTTTCAGAAAAAACAGGGGATCAGGGTTTTGCAGAGGCCCGGACAAAGGCTGTTGTAAAAGATCAGGCTGCTGAACTGATTCACAAGGGCATGATCAGGTTTGAAGAAAAATATCCGAATGAGACAAAAGGGATGTTCGATCTGATACTGAAGCATGGTTCATATTATAATGAAGATGGAAACATGCTCATTAGACTGCTGGACTATCTGAACGATATATCCTTACAGAACATCTTTGAAAGAGGATCAGCGCATGAATATGTTGAAGCTATGGAAGAATTATCTTTTTATAGTCCGCTTAAAGGAAAATTCAGCGTACCTGTATCCATACCCAGACTGATACGGAGTGTTCTGTCCATCCAGGAAAAAGACAGGGTTTTCTCTTTCGGGTGTGCTCCGGTCATAAGTATCCTTGATTATTTCATCAATGAAAAGAGTTCGCTTATTTTTGCCCAGGACGTAAATATCCGTTTTGCCATTATGGCCAAGGTCCTGCTGGCTTTGTTCAATATTGACCACTCCAGGATCGTGCCTCAGAACTTTGTTGAGCAGCCAGCTTTTGTTAAAGACGGCAAACTTGAAACTTTCGACTGTGTATTCGGCATTCCGCATATGGGTAAAATCTCCGCTGATCTGGCCGAGAAACTGCGAAATGATCCTTATGGCCGTTTCCCTGATCTTCTTTTTGATCGTTTTTCCAAAGAACTGGTCACGCTGGCCCATGCCCTGAAAGTATTGCGGCCCAAAGCGGGACGAGGCGCCATACTTCTTCCCCAGAGATTCCTAAGCATGATGAATACCCGCAAAATAAGAACTTACATGGTTTCCATGAACTTTGTTGATACCATTGCCACCCTGCCCCGCTTTCTTTTTCCCGGCCTGACCATGGATCTGGCCCTGCTTGTTTTCAGAATGGATAAACAGGACAAAAAGGTTAATTTTATTGATGCTGAGCCGCTTTGCAATAAGGCAGACAGAAGCATTGACCAGAAAAAATTCCTGGAGATATATTTCAACAGAGCAGACAGCAAACATTCCATGCTGGTGGACAATACCAAAATACTTGGCCATGACTCCAGCCTGTTTCCATCTGTTTATCAAAATATAAAGCCGGACAAGGAAAGAAAAAGCGTACAGCATCTCAGAGATGAGCTGTCCGGTATTGACGGCAGGCTGCGGGAGGTGCAGAAAAGACTGGATAGCAGGCTGGGCCGGAGCGAATGA